A window from Mixophyes fleayi isolate aMixFle1 chromosome 12, aMixFle1.hap1, whole genome shotgun sequence encodes these proteins:
- the SF3B4 gene encoding splicing factor 3B subunit 4 has product MAAGPISERNQDATVYVGGLDEKVSEPLLWELFLQAGPVVNTHMPKDRVTGQHQGYGFVEFLSEEDADYAIKIMNMIKLYGKPIRVNKASAHNKNLDVGANIFIGNLDPEIDEKLLYDTFSAFGVILQTPKIMRDPDTGNSKGYAFINFASFDASDAAIEAMNGQYLCNRPITVSYAFKKDSKGERHGSAAERLLAAQNPLSQADRPHQLFADAPPPPSVPAVITSLTSAVAAGMPAFPPVPPPGALPPGMPPSMPPPPMSPVTGAGQAAAAGGGHPQVPLPFQTGAMHPGLQMQVPHHALGPSPNQMVPRPHGMTHPGPPPMGMPPRAPPFGAMGHPAMPPGMRPPPLMPPHGYNGPPRPPPYGYQRGPLPPPRPAPPRPPAPMRLPMTQ; this is encoded by the exons ATGGCGGCGGGGCCGATTTCTGAGCGGAACCAGG ATGCCACTGTCTATGTCGGAGGTCTGGACGAGAAAGTCAGCGAGCCGCTGCTATGGGAGCTTTTCCTACAAGCCGGACCCGTAGTGAACACGCACATGCCCAAGGACAGGGTGACGGGGCAGCACCAAG GTTATGGCTTTGTGGAGTTTCTCAGCGAAGAAGATGCAGACTATGCCATTAAGATTATGAACATGATAAAATTGTATGGGAAGCCCATCCGAGTAAATAAAGCCTCCGCACACAACAAAAACTTGGATGTTGGGGCAAATATTTTCATTGGCAATCTGGACCCCGAGATTGACGAAAAGCTTTTATACGACACCTTCAGCGCCTTCGGGGTCATCTTACAAACCCCCAAGATCATGCGAGATCCGGACACCGGGAATTCCAAGGGCTATGCTTTCATCAACTTCGCCAGCTTTGATGCATCCGACGCAGCCATCGAGGCCATGAACGGACAGTATTTATGTAACAGGCCCATTACTGTGTCCTACGCTTTTAAGAAGGACTCCAAGGGCGAGCGGCACGGGTCGGCTGCAGAGAGGCTGCTGGCCGCGCAGAACCCACTCTCCCAGGCTGACAGGCCTCACCAGCTTTTCGCAGATGCCCCTCCACCTCCCAGTGTACCCGCTGTCATCACCTCCTTAACCAGTGCGGTTGCTGCAG GCATGCCTGCGTTTCCTCCAGTCCCTCCACCTGGGGCGTTACCTCCTGGAATGCCCCCCTCCATGCCTCCACCTCCAATGTCTCCAGTCACTGGGGCTGGACAAGCAGCCGCTGCAGGTGGTGGTCATCCACAAGTGCCGCTCCCTTTCCAGACTGGCGCTATGCACCCTG GTTTGCAAATGCAGGTTCCACATCACGCCCTGGGGCCTTCGCCGAATCAGATGGTGCCACGCCCACATGGTATGACCCATCCAGGACCCCCTCCCATGGGTATGCCACCAAGAGCGCCACCATTTGGAGCAATGG GTCATCCTGCCATGCCTCCGGGAATGCGGCCACCACCTCTGATGCCTCCCCACGGATACAATGGACCACCCCGACCTCCACCCTATGGTTACCAGCGCGGCCCTCTCCCACCTCCTCGCCCTGCTCCGCCACGTCCCCCAGCACCCATGAGGCTACCGATGACACAGTGA